One Nostoc punctiforme PCC 73102 DNA window includes the following coding sequences:
- a CDS encoding ATP-binding protein — MVKIQSHSFPEELLLQPNEIKTDYFKSITIPHQRLKQALDTLLINILEPADTLVFLVFGVTGVGKTTLRLRLENLLNYEFLPSLRQNPGQIAVAGIEAIPTEQGKFSYKDYYTRALESLQEVLIEYKIDYEIPHGEVKDLGLLNRAYRQDSPALRRAMEKAFRYRQVKAFTVDEAQHLFMMAGGHQMLQQMNWIKSIANLTGTVHILFGTYELLNCPTLNGQIGRRSEDIHLLPYQADNPEDIAEFIRVIRTFQRHIPLVQEPKLEQHYEYLFSGSVGCVGLLKNWLTRSLRVAYSEEARTLNSKHLKLGAFSASRINKIKEEAQQGFKRFQEESSFFERQYSTEHGIKMPAKNSLLKKGRVGQRKPKRDDVGVNSDDD; from the coding sequence ATGGTAAAAATTCAGTCGCACTCTTTTCCAGAAGAACTTCTCTTACAGCCGAACGAAATTAAAACTGATTATTTCAAAAGTATCACTATTCCACATCAAAGGCTCAAACAAGCCTTAGATACTTTATTAATTAATATTCTGGAGCCAGCTGACACTTTAGTATTTTTAGTTTTTGGTGTGACTGGTGTAGGAAAAACAACCTTACGCTTGCGTCTGGAAAATCTGCTAAATTACGAATTTCTCCCCTCATTACGCCAAAATCCTGGTCAAATTGCTGTTGCTGGTATTGAAGCTATTCCAACAGAACAAGGAAAGTTTAGCTATAAAGATTATTACACTCGCGCCCTAGAATCCCTTCAGGAAGTTTTGATTGAATACAAAATTGATTATGAAATTCCTCACGGTGAGGTAAAGGATTTGGGGTTGCTAAATCGGGCTTACCGCCAAGATTCGCCCGCATTACGCCGAGCAATGGAAAAAGCATTTCGTTATCGTCAGGTAAAAGCTTTTACTGTAGACGAGGCACAGCATTTATTTATGATGGCAGGCGGACACCAGATGTTACAGCAAATGAACTGGATTAAGTCTATTGCTAATCTTACTGGTACAGTACATATTTTATTTGGAACTTATGAACTGCTTAACTGTCCTACCTTGAATGGGCAAATAGGGCGGCGTAGCGAAGATATTCACCTGTTACCTTACCAAGCTGATAACCCAGAAGATATTGCTGAATTTATTAGAGTAATTAGAACTTTTCAACGCCACATTCCGCTTGTACAAGAACCAAAATTAGAACAACACTATGAGTATCTTTTTTCTGGCTCAGTTGGTTGTGTGGGGCTATTGAAGAATTGGTTAACTCGTTCTTTGAGAGTTGCCTATTCTGAAGAAGCTCGGACTCTTAATAGCAAACATCTTAAATTAGGTGCTTTTTCTGCATCTCGTATCAACAAAATTAAGGAAGAAGCACAACAGGGATTTAAACGCTTTCAAGAAGAATCCAGTTTTTTTGAGCGGCAATATTCAACAGAACATGGAATAAAAATGCCAGCCAAAAATTCCCTACTCAAAAAAGGTCGTGTTGGACAAAGAAAACCTAAAAGAGATGATGTAGGGGTAAATTCAGATGATGACTAA